From a single Chitinophaga sp. Cy-1792 genomic region:
- a CDS encoding M23 family metallopeptidase, whose translation MAIINRLLYVLLIVIASMEPGFCQEYRQSVDMHIPFMPGSVIINGKPAVYYELYLTNFSNDSISLEKMDVLNVVDSSVVATFGRDDLMNRFSRLGLQLQDKENIIAPGNSRVVYLELQHDKNNAQLVHRLSFTLSQGNKKQAFSVLGAPLSLSGKPPIVLGAPLSGGPWVAVYDPAWSRGHRRVIYTVDGKARIPGRFAIDFIKLDKQGHYANGDNNVVKNWYGYAAAVLAVSDGVISATRNDFQESSTLSGHPECPAGKATGNYISLDIGNNCIAFYEHLKPGSIKVVPGQRVKKGDVIAALGFTGQTTGPHLHFHVADQRSALGAEGIPFVFEHFTVLGSYIDFSKFGKERWTPVNDASSMITAERPASNSVIKFGMGDN comes from the coding sequence ATGGCAATAATCAACAGGTTGTTATACGTCCTACTGATAGTTATCGCAAGTATGGAGCCGGGCTTTTGCCAGGAATACCGGCAATCTGTCGATATGCATATTCCTTTTATGCCTGGTTCTGTCATTATAAACGGAAAGCCTGCGGTTTACTACGAGCTTTATCTGACTAATTTCTCCAACGATTCCATCAGTCTTGAAAAGATGGATGTATTGAATGTTGTTGATTCTTCTGTTGTTGCCACATTTGGCAGGGATGATCTGATGAATAGGTTTAGCAGGCTGGGATTGCAATTGCAGGATAAAGAGAATATTATTGCACCGGGTAATTCAAGGGTAGTCTATCTTGAATTGCAACATGATAAAAATAATGCACAACTGGTTCATCGTCTTAGTTTCACATTATCCCAGGGCAATAAAAAGCAGGCGTTTTCGGTGCTGGGTGCACCGCTGAGCTTATCAGGGAAGCCACCAATAGTGCTGGGAGCCCCTTTAAGCGGTGGTCCCTGGGTTGCAGTTTACGATCCTGCCTGGAGCCGTGGACATCGCAGGGTAATTTACACGGTTGATGGGAAGGCCCGGATTCCGGGACGTTTTGCCATTGATTTCATCAAGCTGGATAAGCAGGGGCATTATGCAAACGGGGATAATAATGTGGTGAAAAATTGGTACGGCTATGCAGCAGCCGTACTTGCGGTGAGCGATGGTGTTATTTCAGCCACCAGAAATGATTTCCAGGAAAGTAGCACTTTGTCTGGTCATCCGGAATGCCCCGCCGGGAAGGCCACAGGCAACTACATTTCATTGGATATCGGAAATAACTGCATCGCATTTTACGAACATCTGAAACCAGGAAGTATTAAAGTCGTACCCGGACAACGGGTAAAAAAAGGAGACGTCATTGCTGCCCTCGGGTTTACTGGTCAGACAACCGGCCCGCATCTTCACTTCCATGTTGCAGATCAGCGTTCTGCACTCGGAGCAGAAGGGATTCCTTTTGTATTCGAACATTTTACCGTGCTTGGCAGCTATATTGATTTTAGCAAATTCGGTAAAGAACGCTGGACACCAGTGAATGATGCATCTTCGATGATTACAGCAGAACGACCTGCATCAAATTCCGTAATCAAATTCGGGATGGGAGATAATTGA
- a CDS encoding SDR family oxidoreductase: protein MRKTVFITGASTGLGKASARLFQSIGWNVIATMRNPQYETELTALENVSVLKLDVTDPEQIKETVAAAISMHTIDLVLNNAGYGLIGVLEALSDEQITRQLNTNLLGVIRLTKGFIPYFRERKAGMFINITSMFGLAGYPTCSVYAATKFAVDGFSESLAYELAHFGVKVKIVAPGGIQTDFAGRSMDGGLHGAYTELADKVAAGYSEENISRFSTAEAVAAVIYAAATDNKNQLRYFAGEDAINLYHERETFGAEIQYQKIQAMFV from the coding sequence ATGAGAAAGACAGTATTTATTACAGGGGCATCCACTGGCCTGGGAAAAGCGAGTGCCAGGTTGTTTCAGTCAATAGGTTGGAATGTAATTGCAACCATGCGAAATCCCCAATATGAAACCGAACTCACCGCACTGGAAAATGTTTCAGTACTGAAGTTAGACGTTACAGATCCGGAACAAATCAAGGAAACGGTGGCGGCGGCAATATCCATGCATACCATTGATTTGGTATTGAATAATGCAGGATATGGGTTAATTGGCGTATTGGAGGCCTTGAGTGATGAACAGATAACCCGCCAGCTAAATACAAATTTATTAGGTGTCATCCGTTTAACAAAAGGGTTTATTCCTTATTTCAGGGAAAGAAAGGCTGGAATGTTCATCAACATTACTTCTATGTTCGGCCTGGCCGGCTACCCGACCTGTTCGGTTTATGCCGCTACCAAGTTCGCAGTGGATGGGTTTTCTGAAAGCCTCGCTTATGAGCTGGCTCACTTTGGCGTTAAAGTGAAAATAGTTGCGCCTGGTGGTATACAAACCGACTTTGCCGGACGTTCCATGGATGGAGGATTACACGGGGCCTATACGGAACTGGCGGATAAAGTGGCAGCGGGTTATAGCGAAGAAAATATAAGCAGATTTTCAACTGCTGAAGCGGTTGCCGCTGTTATTTATGCGGCAGCAACTGACAATAAAAATCAGCTGCGTTATTTTGCCGGAGAAGATGCTATCAATTTGTACCATGAAAGAGAAACATTTGGTGCTGAGATACAATATCAAAAAATACAAGCAATGTTTGTTTAA
- a CDS encoding nuclear transport factor 2 family protein yields MDIAAFIQDWIAVSNIFDTAAYLQKWQESAILNDPSVGEVFKGHSGIRRYFETYFIGYKTHTKLLRLAIVSKTAAHIEVEFTGEFPGKKVNGTFDFIFKEGKIAEAKAELI; encoded by the coding sequence ATGGATATAGCAGCTTTCATCCAGGACTGGATTGCAGTCAGCAATATTTTTGACACAGCGGCCTATTTACAAAAATGGCAGGAAAGCGCCATCCTGAATGATCCGTCTGTCGGTGAAGTTTTTAAAGGACATTCCGGCATCAGGCGGTATTTTGAAACATACTTTATTGGTTACAAAACCCACACAAAATTGCTCAGGTTAGCTATTGTCAGTAAAACAGCAGCTCATATTGAAGTGGAATTTACAGGTGAATTTCCCGGGAAAAAAGTGAATGGCACTTTTGATTTTATTTTTAAAGAAGGAAAGATTGCGGAAGCAAAAGCCGAGTTGATATAA
- a CDS encoding nuclear transport factor 2 family protein: MFVSAENRQTQEVLAGFFDGTSRNDIPTIAQYLAEEIDFYIAASPYMPWTGQKSSKQEVIKALRQLMDAHMLAEDDFEMEHTFIDGNEAAVFGKAGRTVKATGKKFKAHFVMRFTIAEGLITKFRMLEDSHEIEQAFITD, encoded by the coding sequence ATGTTTGTATCAGCAGAGAACAGGCAAACCCAGGAAGTGCTAGCCGGGTTTTTTGACGGAACTTCCCGAAATGACATACCCACCATTGCACAATACCTGGCGGAGGAAATTGATTTCTATATAGCAGCATCACCATATATGCCTTGGACGGGCCAGAAAAGTAGTAAACAGGAGGTAATAAAGGCACTGCGGCAATTAATGGATGCACATATGTTGGCGGAAGATGATTTTGAAATGGAACATACATTTATTGATGGGAACGAAGCCGCTGTCTTTGGAAAAGCCGGAAGAACGGTAAAGGCAACCGGAAAGAAATTCAAAGCGCATTTTGTTATGCGATTCACCATTGCAGAAGGCCTTATCACAAAGTTCCGCATGTTGGAAGATTCACATGAGATTGAGCAGGCTTTCATTACAGATTAA
- a CDS encoding AraC family transcriptional regulator, with protein MKNENIIPQQFNSISELHKLLGFPKPLHPLVSLVNYADIKTPPDELPKALLLNFYKISYKLNLTGKVRYGQNYYDFEEGGLSFVAPNQVIQSASGEQDYAGYTLLFHPDLIRNYPLNAKIRNFGFFSYTANEALFLSDKERKIIFSVFDHIKEELNSTIDDFSQDVVVSHIEVLLNYSSRFYKRQFITRKVASHDLLTRMEQMLDNYFENESLQNGLPTVDFLASQLNLSPRYLSDMLRSLTGQNAQQHIHAKLIAKAKEYLTSSNMSVAEIAYQLGFEHPQSFNKLFRNKTHLTPIAFKASFH; from the coding sequence ATGAAAAACGAAAACATTATACCGCAGCAATTCAATTCTATTTCGGAATTACACAAACTGTTAGGCTTTCCTAAACCACTGCATCCTTTGGTTAGTCTGGTTAATTATGCAGATATTAAAACACCGCCGGATGAATTACCTAAAGCATTACTGCTAAACTTCTATAAAATTTCATATAAGCTGAACCTGACGGGAAAAGTCAGGTATGGACAAAACTATTATGATTTTGAAGAAGGAGGATTGTCTTTTGTTGCCCCTAACCAGGTTATTCAAAGTGCTTCCGGTGAGCAGGATTATGCAGGATATACTTTACTTTTTCATCCTGATTTAATTCGGAATTATCCCCTTAATGCAAAGATCAGGAACTTTGGTTTCTTTTCATATACAGCCAATGAAGCCTTGTTTTTATCAGATAAAGAGAGAAAGATCATCTTTTCTGTTTTTGACCACATTAAAGAAGAATTGAATAGTACGATTGATGATTTTAGTCAGGATGTTGTAGTGTCGCATATTGAAGTACTACTGAATTACAGCAGTCGTTTCTACAAACGGCAGTTCATTACAAGAAAAGTTGCCAGCCACGATTTGCTTACAAGAATGGAACAAATGCTGGATAACTATTTTGAAAACGAATCCCTGCAAAACGGACTTCCTACTGTTGACTTCCTGGCATCACAACTGAACCTTTCACCCCGGTATTTAAGTGATATGCTACGTTCGTTGACCGGACAAAATGCACAGCAACACATTCACGCAAAATTGATTGCCAAAGCAAAAGAATATTTGACATCAAGTAATATGTCCGTTGCCGAAATTGCCTATCAGTTAGGATTTGAGCATCCGCAATCTTTTAATAAGTTATTCAGGAATAAGACACACCTGACACCAATAGCCTTTAAAGCATCCTTCCACTGA
- a CDS encoding erythromycin esterase family protein, translating into MNTIPKHVVIVVFLLLCNGFVRAQTGKERLNQLINAQTESLGSFLPADTFTAFTRLHEMVGDKTIVGIGEATHGTKECLQAFMNIATRLIRFNDFKIIILAESEFSDTRALNDYVVNGKGDAISALRYIRHFPEMRVEYDLLPLVEWVRNYNLTQTPANKVWMMGAENKGMQGVAEDALSFIRQTNMPVADTFKQVLAVWANLSLGMMNEYPRMHPLEELEPQFTAFRKAASLYEGDAQLKQSVEQIEYSLRIHYMKYGPEKVEGRTIVRDSCMYDNIKWIKTSRPGAKIIVYAHNAHVQKGILYAVGKEYTSFGYLLDQQFPGQYYTIGTDLMSGTFEVGSGIAPITESDDKFAAILHAATGKENGIFYFQQSETVKKYFNKKHYMTWANLSSTKSKLQAVTNITTDFDALYFAKLSTPVTLAPAWDSTARFGLGFKLTDAMKEDIKTNGFLQLEIKSVINTPEIRWPGTGVSVALLLQGNSKLVDLKAQVIDSTTCTTRFLVPPGYNPENLILALYGNNISSMQLQEVAVNGHVMDLQSLNAANVNVFNQRTKVEYYKTQHKDNGLVIQRVDGSLP; encoded by the coding sequence ATGAATACTATACCTAAACATGTTGTTATTGTTGTTTTCTTACTGTTATGCAATGGTTTTGTCCGGGCACAAACGGGCAAGGAAAGATTAAACCAGCTGATCAATGCCCAGACGGAAAGTCTGGGTAGCTTTTTGCCGGCAGATACCTTTACCGCATTTACCCGCCTGCATGAAATGGTAGGGGATAAAACAATAGTGGGCATTGGTGAGGCCACACATGGTACAAAAGAATGCTTACAGGCATTTATGAACATTGCCACAAGGCTGATTCGTTTCAATGATTTTAAAATCATCATCCTGGCAGAGTCAGAATTCAGTGATACACGTGCGTTGAATGATTATGTAGTAAACGGCAAGGGGGATGCAATATCTGCTTTGCGCTATATCCGGCATTTTCCGGAAATGAGAGTTGAATATGATTTACTGCCTTTAGTAGAGTGGGTGAGGAACTATAACCTAACGCAGACCCCTGCCAATAAAGTATGGATGATGGGGGCAGAGAATAAAGGTATGCAAGGGGTAGCGGAAGATGCTTTATCTTTTATCCGGCAAACCAATATGCCGGTAGCAGATACGTTTAAACAAGTGCTTGCTGTCTGGGCTAATCTGTCTTTAGGTATGATGAATGAATATCCCAGGATGCACCCGCTGGAAGAACTGGAACCACAATTTACTGCTTTCCGGAAAGCAGCCTCACTGTATGAAGGGGATGCACAGCTGAAACAAAGCGTAGAACAAATAGAATACTCCTTACGGATACATTACATGAAATACGGACCCGAAAAAGTGGAGGGCAGAACTATCGTACGGGATTCCTGCATGTATGATAATATTAAATGGATAAAGACATCCAGACCTGGAGCTAAAATTATCGTATATGCCCATAATGCACATGTGCAGAAAGGTATTTTATATGCTGTTGGAAAAGAGTACACATCGTTTGGATATCTGCTGGATCAGCAATTCCCTGGTCAGTATTATACCATTGGTACTGACCTGATGTCAGGTACCTTTGAGGTAGGATCAGGTATTGCCCCTATTACGGAAAGTGACGACAAATTTGCTGCTATCCTGCATGCCGCCACAGGAAAGGAAAATGGTATCTTCTATTTCCAGCAGAGTGAGACCGTGAAAAAATATTTCAATAAAAAGCATTATATGACCTGGGCTAATCTTAGCTCTACTAAAAGTAAACTACAAGCTGTTACTAATATCACCACTGATTTTGATGCGTTGTATTTTGCAAAGCTATCTACACCTGTTACCCTGGCCCCTGCATGGGACAGTACGGCCAGGTTTGGTCTTGGCTTCAAACTAACTGATGCCATGAAGGAGGATATCAAAACTAATGGGTTTCTGCAGCTGGAAATAAAGTCTGTAATAAATACTCCTGAAATAAGATGGCCGGGAACAGGCGTGTCTGTCGCGTTATTATTGCAAGGGAATAGTAAGTTGGTTGATCTGAAGGCACAGGTGATAGACAGTACTACCTGCACCACCAGGTTTCTTGTTCCACCAGGTTATAATCCGGAGAACCTGATCCTGGCGCTGTACGGAAATAATATCAGTTCCATGCAATTGCAGGAGGTAGCGGTAAACGGGCATGTGATGGACCTGCAGTCTTTAAATGCCGCCAATGTGAATGTGTTTAACCAAAGAACAAAGGTCGAATATTATAAAACCCAACATAAGGATAATGGCCTGGTTATCCAGAGAGTAGATGGATCCCTTCCCTGA
- a CDS encoding PepSY-like domain-containing protein — MKIYFLLGCLLVSASTFAQKISEAKVPAVVKTALTKKFPNATGIKWEMEQQNYEAGFTDNNQHVSAVFDVKGNWMETETPIPAAELPKAATAYIASHYKGAKIKETARIQKASGAINYEAEIKGKDVIFDDKGAVL, encoded by the coding sequence ATGAAGATCTATTTTCTGTTGGGATGTCTGCTCGTCAGTGCGTCCACGTTTGCGCAAAAAATCAGCGAGGCCAAAGTACCTGCTGTGGTTAAAACCGCTTTAACCAAAAAGTTCCCCAACGCTACCGGTATAAAATGGGAAATGGAGCAGCAAAACTACGAGGCTGGTTTTACTGATAACAATCAGCACGTTTCCGCAGTATTTGACGTAAAGGGTAACTGGATGGAAACGGAAACGCCTATTCCTGCGGCTGAACTACCAAAAGCAGCTACCGCATATATCGCCAGCCATTATAAAGGTGCAAAGATTAAGGAGACAGCCCGTATTCAGAAAGCCAGTGGCGCTATCAATTACGAAGCAGAAATAAAAGGCAAAGATGTTATTTTCGACGACAAGGGCGCAGTCCTGTAA
- a CDS encoding MarR family winged helix-turn-helix transcriptional regulator: protein MKVKQLTISSIRAFNRYYTKLLGLLNRHLLNSDYSLVEARIIYEIHTNGPLSASQMMSEIEIDKGYLSKVLKQFEHAGLISKQRAVEDARITLLSLTAKGAALFTKLNSASEMQIEMLIDKLTAEEQRQLVGHMQAIQQLLQ from the coding sequence ATGAAAGTCAAGCAACTTACTATAAGCAGCATCAGGGCATTTAACCGCTATTATACAAAGTTACTGGGATTATTGAACAGGCATTTACTCAATAGCGATTATTCGCTGGTAGAGGCGCGCATTATATACGAAATACATACCAATGGCCCCTTGAGCGCTTCTCAGATGATGTCTGAAATTGAGATAGATAAAGGGTACCTGAGTAAGGTACTGAAACAATTTGAGCATGCAGGTCTTATTTCAAAACAGCGTGCTGTTGAAGATGCCCGTATTACACTGCTTTCGCTCACCGCTAAAGGAGCGGCATTGTTTACTAAATTGAACAGCGCCTCAGAGATGCAGATAGAAATGTTGATTGATAAGCTTACCGCAGAAGAGCAGCGTCAGCTGGTGGGGCATATGCAGGCGATACAGCAGTTACTTCAATGA
- a CDS encoding SDR family oxidoreductase yields the protein MQRLKDKTALITGGTSGIGKATAMDFIENGASVIITGRFKNTVDATVSELGPKAKGIVSDAGKMEDILSLAEKVKLISPQVDILYVNAGFGKYAPLALIDELHFNEQFDVIVKGTLFTVQQILPLMKAGGSIILNTSIVTEVGMPNSSVYSAAKSAVQSFTKTFASELAPRKIRINAVSPGPINTNYFDRSNLSSDQVQAMAGAVMPQVPLARFGEPAEVAKVVTFLASEESSFMHGTELFVDGGFPKIK from the coding sequence ATGCAGCGATTAAAAGACAAAACGGCCTTAATCACAGGTGGTACCAGTGGTATTGGCAAGGCCACCGCAATGGATTTTATTGAAAACGGCGCTTCAGTGATTATTACGGGTCGCTTCAAAAACACCGTAGACGCCACTGTAAGTGAACTGGGACCTAAAGCCAAAGGAATTGTTTCGGATGCCGGAAAAATGGAAGATATCCTAAGTTTGGCTGAAAAAGTGAAACTGATCTCACCGCAGGTGGATATACTTTACGTAAATGCAGGCTTCGGAAAATATGCACCGTTAGCACTGATAGATGAGTTGCATTTTAATGAACAATTCGATGTAATCGTTAAGGGAACGTTGTTTACAGTGCAACAGATTTTACCTTTAATGAAAGCCGGCGGATCTATCATTTTGAATACTTCTATTGTAACAGAAGTTGGAATGCCTAATTCTTCCGTTTACTCTGCCGCAAAATCTGCAGTACAATCGTTTACAAAAACATTTGCGTCCGAATTGGCTCCCAGGAAAATCAGGATTAACGCAGTAAGCCCAGGGCCCATAAATACCAATTATTTCGACCGGTCTAATTTGTCGTCAGACCAGGTACAGGCGATGGCTGGTGCTGTTATGCCACAGGTTCCACTGGCTCGTTTCGGAGAACCGGCTGAAGTGGCTAAAGTGGTAACCTTTCTGGCTTCTGAAGAATCTTCATTTATGCATGGTACGGAATTGTTTGTTGACGGCGGATTTCCAAAGATTAAATGA
- a CDS encoding M48 family metalloprotease, with the protein MRISNSLKFVLLLSYIFLAVTATFIAIAAFHPVKALPDSVFWLTLAGATLLCLSGVYWLVPVMELSMNVRRPIQAEEQRLQRCMTILQRKAQDSRKYRLRIIATEGPAAFAIGARTIAVSPDLMDMLDDEELTAVLAHEMGHLRARDTFASAGLLIAYHVPAYIQRVTLNVTLGMARHFIREAFAQGIVVSLLAFLMLFGIAYYFHALPWIMMFLFLGLFFLLLNLVFNFFYRADSRFTEYRRDAFAARLGYGKALSTSLLKISQYSGSGRVSLWYVFFRDTHPILHNRIRKLEKMELKRNRA; encoded by the coding sequence ATGCGAATAAGCAACAGTCTTAAGTTTGTGCTACTTCTTAGTTACATTTTTTTAGCAGTCACTGCAACATTCATTGCCATTGCAGCCTTTCATCCTGTTAAGGCTTTACCGGATAGTGTATTCTGGTTAACGCTGGCAGGGGCCACGCTGCTTTGTCTTTCCGGTGTTTATTGGCTGGTGCCGGTAATGGAGCTTTCCATGAATGTCAGACGGCCAATACAGGCGGAAGAACAGCGTTTACAACGCTGTATGACGATATTGCAGCGGAAAGCGCAGGATAGCCGGAAATACCGGTTACGTATCATCGCTACCGAAGGGCCCGCAGCTTTTGCCATAGGTGCACGGACCATTGCTGTTTCACCAGACCTGATGGATATGTTGGATGATGAGGAGCTGACAGCGGTATTAGCGCATGAAATGGGGCATCTCAGGGCCAGGGATACCTTCGCCAGCGCCGGCCTGCTAATAGCTTATCATGTACCGGCATATATACAACGTGTAACCCTGAACGTGACATTGGGTATGGCCAGGCATTTTATCCGGGAGGCCTTCGCACAGGGCATAGTGGTAAGTCTGTTGGCCTTTTTAATGTTATTCGGTATAGCATATTATTTCCATGCGCTGCCATGGATAATGATGTTCCTGTTTCTAGGGCTGTTCTTTCTGTTGCTAAACCTGGTTTTTAATTTCTTTTACCGCGCTGATTCCAGGTTCACGGAATACCGCCGCGACGCCTTTGCAGCCAGGCTGGGATATGGAAAGGCCCTCAGTACATCGCTGCTGAAGATATCACAATATTCAGGAAGCGGCCGGGTGAGTCTCTGGTATGTATTTTTCAGAGATACACACCCGATTTTACATAATCGTATCAGGAAGCTGGAGAAAATGGAACTTAAAAGAAATAGAGCGTGA
- a CDS encoding DUF4377 domain-containing protein — MMKLKLNRLNALWLLLIVIGSFACKKSHDEVIEPDITLQVDVYGGAISPGWFPEGTPVGEALWMVAKKVGENDYLPLVIITGFKPEAGFRYVLKVKKTGNVVPGTTTQIETDFSLVAIVSKEKIPQ; from the coding sequence ATGATGAAATTAAAACTTAATCGTTTAAATGCCCTGTGGCTGCTCCTGATAGTTATTGGAAGCTTTGCATGTAAAAAAAGTCATGACGAGGTTATTGAGCCGGACATCACCTTACAGGTTGATGTATATGGAGGGGCAATATCACCGGGTTGGTTTCCTGAAGGTACCCCTGTCGGAGAGGCGCTCTGGATGGTTGCAAAGAAAGTGGGAGAGAATGACTATCTGCCATTGGTTATAATAACAGGGTTTAAACCAGAAGCAGGGTTTAGGTATGTACTTAAAGTTAAGAAGACGGGTAATGTGGTACCCGGAACAACAACCCAGATTGAAACTGACTTCTCCCTGGTTGCTATCGTTTCAAAGGAAAAAATTCCCCAATAA